Proteins encoded together in one Drosophila albomicans strain 15112-1751.03 chromosome 2R, ASM965048v2, whole genome shotgun sequence window:
- the LOC117575771 gene encoding phosphatidylinositol N-acetylglucosaminyltransferase subunit P: MPEHSPAPTPHRAIYGFAFYFLFTVLFFIYVAWAYLPVELGLHSHLPDKYFAAFVPVLIIVGAAFAFIIYPAINLALTPNIDSIASVVDLKLTLPKGSKFTSWSQLQHPRAEDVDPQPNATAPVQCNLCRITHRPKTRPPIAPLRFLDLQEVNATFFDN, translated from the coding sequence ATGCCGGAACACAGCCCAGCGCCAACTCCGCATAGAGCCATCTATGGCTTCGCCTTTTATTTTCTCTTCACCGTGCTGTTTTTCATCTATGTGGCTTGGGCATATTTGCCTGTGGAGCTGGGATTGCATTCCCATCTGCCGGACAAGTATTTCGCTGCATTTGTTCCAGTGCTCATCATTGTGGGCGCCGCATTTGCCTTCATCATCTATCCTGCAATTAACCTGGCGCTGACACCCAACATCGATTCGATTGCCTCGGTTGTTGATCTCAAGTTGACACTGCCCAAGGGGAGTAAATTCACGTCGTGGTCACAACTACAGCATCCGCGAGCTGAGGACGTTGATCCTCAGCCAAATGCAACTGCCCCCGTTCAGTGTAATCTCTGCAGGATAACCCACAGGCCAAAGACACGTCCGCCAATTGCTCCGTTGCGTTTTTTAGATTTGCAAGAAGTAAACGCCACATTTTTTGATAACTAA
- the LOC117575766 gene encoding charged multivesicular body protein 2a: protein MDWLFGKKISPDEMLRKNQRALNKAMRDLDRERMKMDQQEKKIIADIKKMAKEGQMDAVKIMAKDLVRTRRYSKKFMLMKANIQAVSLKIQTLKSQNTMAQAMKGVTKAMQNMNRQLNLPQIQKILQDFEKQSEMMDMKEEMINDAIDDAMEDEGDEEETDAVVSQVLDELGLQLGEQLGDLPTASGSLSVAGGAGAQKTAAAVAAGGAGGGPAPGGSGGGGGASGSAAGGSGGSTPMSDADADLQARLDKLRKD from the exons ATGGATTGGCTTTTCGGCAAAAAGATCTCACCGGATGAGATGCTGCGCAAGAATCAGCGCGCTTTAAACAAAGCGATGCGAGATTTGGATCGCGAGCGTATGAAAATGGAtcaacaagaaaagaaaatcataGCAGACATCAAAAAGATGGCCAAGGAAGGTCAAATGGATGCGGTCAAGATCATGGCCAAGGATCTGGTGCGCACGCGACGCTACTCAAAGAAGTTCATGCTGATGAAGGCAAACATTCAAGCGGTATCGCTGAAAATACAAACGCTCAAATCTCAAAACACAATGGCCCAAGCAATGAAGG GTGTCACCAAGGCCATGCAGAACATGAATCGACAACTGAATCTCCCGCAAATCCAAAAGATTCTGCAAGATTTCGAAAAGCAATCCGAGATGATGGACATGAAGGAGGAGATGATCAACGACGCCATCGACGATGCCATGGAGGATGAGGGCGATGAGGAGGAGACCGATGCCGTTGTCTCCCAGGTGCTTGACGAACTTGGCTTGCAGTTGGGCGAACAACTGGGAGATTTGCCTACTGCGTCCGGTTCGTTGTCCGTTGCCGGCGGCGCTGGCGCTCAAAAGACggctgcagctgttgccgcGGGTGGAGCTGGCGGTGGCCCGGCACCAGGAGGTAGTGGAGGCGGCGGAGGAGCAAGTGGAAGTGCCGCTGGAGGCAGCGGAGGTTCCACGCCCATGTCGGATGCCGACGCCGATTTGCAAGCGCGCCTGGACAAGCTGCGCAAGGATTAG
- the LOC117575768 gene encoding DNA replication complex GINS protein SLD5 translates to MSDTENPEQVLNEPDLSTEAAYANGFEDDDDEDAEPITAQKVLEILETAWTNEICAPELLQHQTDMLELMLSQVAHMEEQMKDLDKNDFRFVVHQMELERIRYIMASYLRCRLQKIETYTQHILNQEATRDAADKRLSPEEAKYAQDFASHVDEYFNKVATQYMPNQQRGEAEQRIVTPNLMSHVFLKANIAVSGVIVGVDDEEVDLAPGSQHIIPYQLVADLIHKNQAQLI, encoded by the exons atgtcGGACACTGAAAATCCTGAACAAGTTTTAAATGAGCCTGACTTAAGCACAGAGGCCGCCTACGCTAATGGCTTCGAagacgacgatgatgaagaTGCGGAACCCATTACAGCACAAAAG GTTTTGGAAATACTTGAGACTGCTTGGACAAATGAGATTTGTGCACCGGAATTGCTGCAGCACCAGACAGATATGCTGGAGCTAATGTTGTCCCAAGTGGCGCACATGGAGGAGCAAATGAAGGATCTCGATAAGAACGATTTCCGCTTTGTGGTGCATCAAATGGAGCTGGAACGCATACGCTACATAATGGCTAGTTATCTGCGTTGTCGGCTGCAGAAGATCGAGACCTACACACAGCACATACTCAACCAGGAAGCAACACGCGATGCCGCTGACAAACGACTTTCCCCGGAGGAGGCGAAATATGCTCAGGACTTTGCCAGCCATGTGGATGAGTACTTCAACAAGGTGGCCACGCAGTATATGCCAAACCAGCAGCGTGGCGAGGCCGAGCAGCGCATAGTGACGCCCAATCTGATGAGCCATGTCTTCCTCAAAGCGAATATTGCAG TTTCTGGAGTTATCGTGGGCGTTGATGATGAAGAAGTGGATCTTGCGCCGGGCTCTCAACATATTATACCATATCAACTAGTGGCCGATTTAATACACAAAAACCAAGCACaactcatttaa
- the LOC117575769 gene encoding uncharacterized protein LOC117575769: protein MAATTAQQTEFRNNFRLIVERIFNNWQNLRLAVEHGMGGRNGQQVAIEIMEYTFEYCVGNENITEGELQDVIEELMDQEFNTLCDDHSIPEICRNLLRYKQMAKASQYPQIEAELSRLPQGKDWLRPDVKITYTPIEGDSSSDEDMDEDDEGDDAMNGEDSEEEAATSSDRVTRSQTRKQQAAEFVEPEEGWTTVRRK from the exons ATGGCAGCGACAACGGCACAACAAACGGAGTTCCGTAATAATTTTCGCCTAATAGTTGAAAGAATCTTCAACAATTGGCAGAATTTGCGTCTTGCCGTTGAACATGGCATGGGTGGTCGCAATGGACAGCAG GTGGCAATCGAGATCATGGAATACACTTTTGAGTACTGCGTAGGCAACGAGAACATCACAGAGGGTGAGTTGCAGGATGTAATCGAGGAGCTGATGGATCAGGAATTCAATACGCTATGCGACGATCACTCCATACCCGAAATATGCCGCAATCTCCTGCGTTACAAGCAAATGGCGAAGGCGTCCCAATATCCACAGATTGAAGCTGAGCTCAGCAGATTGCCGCAGGGCAAGGACTGGTTACGTCCCGATGTCAAAATCACGTACACGCCCATAGAAGGCGATTCCTCCTCCGACGAAGACATGGATGAGGATGATGAAGGAGACGATGCCATGAATGGTGAGGATAGCGAAGAGGAGGCTGCAACTAGCAGTGACAGAGTTACACGCTCCCAGACACGTAAGCAGCAAGCGGCCGAGTTTGTGGAGCCAGAGGAGGGTTGGACGACTGTCCGTCgcaaatag
- the LOC117575772 gene encoding uncharacterized protein LOC117575772 — protein sequence MPEQAVNESTLRLPFDTPQHAEIAYRVLSVDQEPRRNFVRKTLSLEENVLVVQFSADQVKNLRTAISSFFECLLLCQDTIRLFGDAGTQPSANSA from the exons atgccAGAACAGGCAGTCAATGAATC CACATTAAGACTCCCATTTGATACGCCGCAGCACGCTGAAATTGCCTATCGCGTGCTCAGTGTGGATCAAGAGCCTCGTCGTAATTTTGTGCGCAAAACACTCAGCTTGGAGGAAAATGTGCTTGTTGTCCAGTTCAGTGCGGATCAAGTGAAGAATCTACGTACTGCCATCAGCTCGTTCTTTGAGTGTCTACTGCTCTGCCAAGACACTATTCGACTCTTTGGAGATGCCGGAACACAGCCCAGCGCCAACTCCGCATAG
- the LOC117575767 gene encoding UMP-CMP kinase, giving the protein MWRAFTRLIAITVESSSSAQGATPHRLLTQQFQAHSHQQINYLSLLNNRKMSSEKPKVVFVLGGPGAGKGTQCSKIVQRFQFTHLSAGDLLREERAREGSQFGQLIEDYIRNGQIVPVEVTCSLLENAMKNSGKTRFLIDGFPRNQDNLDGWNRQMDGKADMQFVLFFDCAEDVCVERCLGRGQSGSGRSDDNMESLKKRIQTYNNDSLPIIKFFEQAGQVKTIDASPDAEKVFEEVERVFLANGFQ; this is encoded by the coding sequence ATGTGGCGCGCTTTTACGCGACTTATAGCGATAACAGTTGAGTCGTCGTCATCTGCTCAAGGTGCTACACCTCACCGACTGCTGACTCAGCAATTCCAAGCACATTCCCATCAGCAAATTAATTACCTCAGCTTACTCAACAACCGGAAAATGTCCAGTGAAAAGCCAAAGGTTGTATTCGTTTTGGGCGGCCCAGGGGCAGGCAAGGGCACGCAATGTTCCAAAATTGTGCAACGCTTCCAGTTCACACATCTCTCAGCTGGCGATCTTCTGCGCGAAGAACGCGCCCGTGAAGGTTCCCAGTTTGGCCAGCTCATCGAGGATTACATTCGAAACGGACAAATTGTACCTGTGGAGGTCACGTGTTCCCTGCTGGAGAATGCCATGAAGAACTCTGGTAAGACGCGTTTCCTCATCGACGGATTTCCACGTAACCAGGACAACTTGGATGGCTGGAATCGACAAATGGATGGCAAGGCGGatatgcaatttgttttattcttcGATTGTGCTGAAGATGTTTGCGTGGAGCGCTGTTTGGGACGTGGCCAGAGCGGCTCTGGGAGGAGCGACGATAACATGGAGAGTTTGAAGAAACGAATTCAGACGTACAACAACGACTCGCTGCCTATCATTAAGTTCTTTGAGCAGGCGGGCCAAGTGAAGACCATTGACGCCAGTCCCGATGCTGAGAAGGTCTTCGAGGAAGTGGAACGTGTCTTTTTGGCCAACGGCTTCCAGTGA